The following proteins are co-located in the Brevibacillus laterosporus DSM 25 genome:
- a CDS encoding ABC transporter permease yields MRQGRFSWLGVITVAILIFVNAPFLIIIPSSFTSAGYLSFPPEGFSFEWYKQILDRPEFIDAFWFSLQLAAITAILSTLIGTMAAIAISKYQFKGKKVISGLLLSPLTVPSLIIGIAALLFFTRLELGGTFLGLLLAHILISIPYVVRLVLTGLTTFDYTLEKAAFMLGARPLHVFWDITLPMLRPAILSGFIFSFLTSFDNVTVSLFLVAPDTTTLPLAIFTYMQESLDPMVASISSVVILISLFFIFLLEKVYGLDRLFGLNAQQH; encoded by the coding sequence ATGAGACAAGGAAGATTTTCTTGGCTAGGTGTTATCACCGTTGCCATTTTGATTTTTGTAAATGCACCTTTTTTAATTATTATTCCAAGCTCATTCACTTCTGCTGGATACCTATCGTTTCCCCCTGAAGGGTTTTCCTTCGAGTGGTATAAACAAATTCTAGATCGTCCTGAGTTTATAGATGCTTTCTGGTTTAGCTTGCAGCTTGCAGCTATCACAGCGATCCTTTCAACATTGATCGGAACAATGGCTGCCATTGCAATCTCTAAGTATCAATTTAAGGGAAAGAAAGTCATCAGTGGCTTGCTCTTATCACCTTTAACAGTGCCTTCGTTGATTATTGGTATCGCGGCGTTGCTGTTCTTTACCCGTCTGGAGCTTGGGGGAACATTCTTAGGGTTGTTGCTGGCGCATATATTAATTTCTATTCCTTATGTAGTACGTCTGGTTTTGACGGGTTTAACTACCTTTGATTATACCTTGGAAAAAGCGGCGTTTATGCTAGGAGCAAGACCGCTACATGTGTTTTGGGATATCACATTACCAATGCTACGTCCAGCGATTTTGTCGGGCTTTATTTTCTCCTTCCTGACTTCGTTTGATAATGTGACGGTATCCTTATTCCTGGTTGCTCCGGATACAACAACGTTACCACTTGCTATTTTTACTTATATGCAAGAATCGCTTGATCCAATGGTAGCTTCTATTTCATCGGTTGTTATTCTTATTAGTTTATTTTTTATCTTTTTATTGGAGAAGGTATATGGTTTAGATCGATTATTTGGACTAAACGCACAACAACACTAA
- a CDS encoding M20 family metallopeptidase — MALYTYLQEQMPSFLQKLEESVNIDSPSKHKPQSEKMIAWYIKVMQKLTGGKIHRYANPTYGDQLRCEVGTGTKRILLVGHYDTVWPLQESIERPFRCEDEKAYGPGVYDMKAGILQALFAIHALSRFDRLPKDKTIVLLLTGDEEIGSPTSRMILEEEAKKAEVAFILEPPVAPHGALKTWRKGSSQYTIQVSGVSAHAGVDHEKGISAIQEMTYHIQRLHSLTNYTSGTTINVGTITGGVGRNVVADYAEAEVDVRVQSQEEAERIHQVIMSLQPVLSGTKLVVKGGINRPPMEKTEKSYALFALAKYICEQEFSCSLTEEGTGGVSDGNFVAACGVPTLDGLGASGDYAHSPREFIWIKDVPKRTTLLARLLEEC; from the coding sequence ATGGCCCTATATACGTATTTACAAGAACAAATGCCTAGCTTTTTGCAAAAATTAGAGGAGAGTGTGAACATCGACTCTCCTTCTAAACATAAACCACAGAGTGAAAAAATGATTGCTTGGTATATAAAAGTCATGCAGAAATTAACCGGGGGAAAGATTCACCGTTATGCAAATCCCACCTATGGTGACCAACTGCGTTGTGAAGTAGGAACAGGAACGAAAAGAATCTTATTAGTCGGTCATTATGACACAGTATGGCCACTACAGGAATCTATAGAGCGACCATTTCGTTGTGAAGATGAAAAAGCATACGGACCAGGAGTCTATGATATGAAAGCAGGTATTCTCCAAGCCCTGTTTGCTATTCATGCTTTAAGTAGGTTTGATCGTTTGCCTAAGGATAAAACCATTGTTCTTCTTCTAACAGGTGATGAAGAGATTGGTAGCCCTACTTCTCGCATGATTTTGGAAGAAGAAGCAAAAAAGGCAGAGGTGGCCTTCATATTAGAACCTCCGGTGGCACCCCATGGGGCGTTGAAGACATGGCGCAAAGGTAGTTCGCAATACACAATTCAAGTATCGGGAGTCTCGGCTCATGCTGGTGTTGATCATGAAAAAGGAATTTCAGCTATCCAAGAAATGACCTATCATATTCAACGCTTGCATAGTCTCACCAATTATACAAGTGGAACTACGATAAATGTGGGGACTATTACAGGCGGGGTTGGACGTAATGTGGTAGCCGATTATGCGGAAGCCGAAGTAGATGTACGAGTGCAATCTCAAGAGGAAGCCGAACGGATTCATCAAGTAATTATGTCCCTACAACCAGTACTTTCTGGAACAAAGCTTGTTGTGAAGGGAGGTATCAATCGTCCACCCATGGAAAAAACGGAGAAAAGCTATGCGCTCTTTGCGTTAGCGAAGTATATCTGTGAACAAGAATTCTCTTGCTCTTTAACTGAAGAGGGAACAGGCGGTGTAAGTGATGGTAACTTTGTCGCTGCTTGTGGGGTTCCCACCTTAGATGGATTGGGGGCAAGTGGAGATTATGCCCATTCGCCGCGTGAGTTCATTTGGATAAAAGATGTCCCAAAACGAACGACACTATTAGCACGTTTGTTAGAAGAATGTTAA